The Paenibacillus sophorae genome has a segment encoding these proteins:
- the infC gene encoding translation initiation factor IF-3: MAVFINEQIKASEVVLTGLRGENLGIVSREEALAMARSEKADLVCTSLMSSPPPCSLVAKGTGKTAAKKNAAAHKAGTGRGTVGSGKEKVKELRFTAHIEEHDYDTKLRQADKHLRSGKPVQLVVKSSGAKEGLAAKAVIERLVADLKEAGVKDTGIQTGGKGSQVKLNPR, translated from the coding sequence GTGGCAGTATTCATCAATGAACAAATTAAAGCATCCGAGGTGGTGCTGACTGGACTCAGAGGGGAGAATTTAGGCATCGTCTCCAGAGAGGAGGCGCTGGCTATGGCCCGGTCTGAAAAAGCGGACTTGGTCTGCACATCACTGATGAGCAGTCCACCACCCTGCAGTCTGGTTGCGAAGGGAACAGGAAAAACGGCCGCCAAGAAGAACGCGGCAGCGCATAAAGCAGGCACAGGACGGGGAACAGTGGGCAGCGGCAAGGAGAAGGTCAAGGAGCTTCGCTTCACCGCTCATATTGAGGAGCATGATTACGACACGAAGCTCCGTCAGGCGGATAAGCATCTACGCTCCGGCAAACCGGTACAGTTGGTCGTGAAATCATCCGGCGCCAAAGAAGGGCTCGCCGCCAAGGCTGTGATTGAGCGGCTGGTGGCCGATCTGAAGGAGGCCGGAGTCAAGGACACGGGCATACAGACGGGCGGCAAAGGCTCGCAGGTGAAGTTAAATCCGCGCTGA
- a CDS encoding alpha/beta-type small acid-soluble spore protein, whose product MARRKRKYAVPGVEQDMQTFKANVMKREGYAVDPNRPDDVIYEVAKELGVPLQPGENGGLTTEAVGHVGGKIGGSMVREMIRLAQEKLAGREQR is encoded by the coding sequence ATGGCAAGAAGAAAGAGGAAATATGCGGTGCCAGGGGTGGAACAGGACATGCAGACTTTCAAAGCCAATGTAATGAAGCGCGAAGGGTATGCCGTAGATCCGAATCGGCCGGATGACGTCATATACGAAGTGGCTAAGGAGCTTGGTGTACCTCTGCAGCCAGGTGAAAATGGGGGCCTGACTACAGAAGCGGTGGGCCATGTCGGCGGCAAAATTGGCGGCTCCATGGTTCGGGAAATGATCCGTCTCGCCCAAGAGAAATTAGCGGGCAGGGAGCAACGATAA
- a CDS encoding N-acetyltransferase, with protein sequence MEINEEMIARYKEYFYRSDFINYMLRIDGNPAAMGSLFLSGEEGYIANDYTFQTYRGRGCQLALLKLRLADAVKLGVKMVYTDVMFGSVSHENMERVGFKTAYLNTFWIKK encoded by the coding sequence ATGGAGATCAATGAGGAAATGATTGCGCGGTACAAGGAATATTTTTACAGATCCGACTTTATAAATTATATGCTAAGGATTGATGGAAACCCTGCGGCTATGGGTTCGCTTTTTCTGAGTGGGGAAGAGGGATACATTGCAAATGACTATACCTTCCAAACGTATCGGGGCAGAGGATGCCAATTGGCTCTGCTTAAGCTTCGGCTTGCTGATGCCGTTAAACTTGGCGTTAAGATGGTTTATACGGATGTGATGTTCGGTTCGGTCAGCCACGAAAATATGGAACGGGTAGGGTTTAAGACCGCCTATCTCAATACTTTTTGGATAAAAAAGTAA
- a CDS encoding IS200/IS605 family accessory protein TnpB-related protein, which translates to MKECSPTLVRKGKRYALHIAYEGDVKLTQAELSKQRVCAVDLGLTNSAVCSVMDANGTVLARTFINQAKEKDRMRQMTGKLKQAQRQSGIGAKPNFWRRMNGLQTHIVHDTAHRIIAFAQKHSADVIVMEFLGKMRLPKGTWGAKRLRAKLQFWAKRRIQTKVTEMAHFIGMRVSMVNPANTSALAFDGSGFVQRNTKPHLKRCGCPWRPKTLHWQNERIGRWLPSFGCNRR; encoded by the coding sequence ATGAAAGAATGCAGCCCCACATTAGTCCGAAAAGGAAAACGCTATGCCCTTCATATCGCCTATGAAGGGGATGTGAAGTTGACTCAGGCGGAACTTTCCAAGCAACGGGTGTGTGCCGTTGATTTAGGCTTAACGAATTCCGCAGTCTGTTCCGTGATGGACGCTAACGGCACTGTCTTGGCGAGGACATTTATCAACCAAGCCAAAGAAAAAGACCGGATGCGCCAAATGACAGGCAAACTGAAACAAGCCCAGCGTCAATCCGGTATAGGGGCAAAACCGAATTTCTGGCGGCGGATGAACGGCTTACAGACGCATATCGTTCACGATACCGCGCATCGAATCATCGCCTTTGCCCAAAAGCACAGCGCAGATGTTATTGTCATGGAGTTTTTAGGCAAGATGCGTTTGCCTAAAGGAACGTGGGGAGCCAAGCGACTTCGTGCCAAACTCCAGTTTTGGGCCAAACGGCGTATCCAAACAAAAGTGACCGAAATGGCTCATTTCATAGGAATGCGGGTTTCCATGGTCAACCCTGCGAATACAAGCGCGCTTGCTTTTGATGGCAGTGGATTTGTACAACGCAACACGAAGCCACATCTGAAAAGATGTGGTTGTCCTTGGAGGCCAAAGACCCTTCACTGGCAAAACGAACGTATTGGACGTTGGCTTCCCTCATTCGGGTGCAACAGGCGTTGA
- a CDS encoding sporulation protein encodes MSMFKKVLASVGIGSAKVDTRLEEAQVVAGGTLRGVVSIHGGQVEQQIDKIYIYVKTQYEKEENDRKVTHEVEIARILITDGFLLQAGADREIPFEITVPERTPVSYRNTPVWLMTGLDIKMALDPSDHDYLEVLPSDNMQVVFGALEELGFRLREVTNEYAPRLGAGLPFVQEFEYVPTREFRGALEELEVMFFPRVNNLELYIQIDRRARGLGGFLSEAMGTDESFIRVTFTGNELRRGVHEVSRQLHQLISRYS; translated from the coding sequence ATGTCTATGTTCAAAAAGGTATTGGCAAGCGTCGGCATAGGGTCGGCTAAAGTGGACACTCGGCTCGAGGAGGCTCAGGTAGTGGCTGGCGGTACGCTGCGCGGAGTGGTATCCATTCACGGGGGCCAGGTGGAGCAGCAAATTGACAAGATTTACATTTATGTAAAGACTCAGTATGAGAAAGAAGAAAATGATAGAAAGGTAACTCATGAAGTAGAAATCGCGCGCATCCTTATTACGGACGGATTTTTGCTTCAGGCAGGGGCGGATCGGGAAATTCCGTTTGAAATTACCGTTCCTGAGCGTACGCCTGTATCGTACCGCAATACGCCGGTATGGCTGATGACAGGGCTGGATATCAAGATGGCGCTGGACCCAAGCGACCATGATTATCTCGAGGTGCTGCCGAGCGATAACATGCAGGTGGTATTCGGCGCGCTGGAGGAGCTGGGCTTCAGGCTGCGTGAGGTGACCAATGAGTATGCTCCCCGTCTTGGCGCCGGCTTGCCTTTCGTACAGGAGTTCGAGTATGTGCCGACGCGTGAGTTTCGCGGCGCGCTGGAGGAGCTTGAAGTAATGTTCTTCCCGCGGGTCAACAATTTAGAGCTCTACATCCAGATTGACCGCAGAGCTCGCGGACTTGGCGGTTTCTTGTCAGAAGCCATGGGTACGGACGAGAGCTTTATCCGCGTGACCTTTACCGGTAATGAGCTTCGCCGCGGCGTACATGAGGTCTCCCGCCAATTGCATCAGCTAATCTCCAGGTACAGCTAA
- a CDS encoding transporter, translating into MKRSYYEGVNQMAFLPLPGTPAQTLPPPPAFIPPKPAAFGSYIIDCLHNYTYVWLWNGDSFWYYPTRVEYGEVSGYRWSGAYWFYFGIDPRFINAVSCPPIPTLY; encoded by the coding sequence ATGAAAAGAAGTTATTATGAAGGAGTGAACCAAATGGCTTTTTTGCCACTGCCCGGAACACCCGCTCAAACACTGCCTCCTCCCCCTGCCTTCATTCCCCCGAAACCTGCGGCATTTGGATCTTATATCATTGACTGCTTGCATAATTATACTTATGTCTGGCTTTGGAATGGAGATAGTTTCTGGTATTACCCCACTCGGGTGGAGTACGGAGAAGTTTCAGGTTATCGCTGGAGCGGAGCGTATTGGTTTTATTTCGGAATTGATCCAAGATTTATAAATGCGGTTTCTTGTCCTCCGATTCCTACGCTGTATTAA
- a CDS encoding TetR/AcrR family transcriptional regulator: MSPLNKHQLNLIRDERREQIKQAALKLFARRGYSGTKTSMIAAEAGISEGLIFRYFKSKEELFTTLVQELMEEAKKETENLQYLSGSPFEQIKTLTQGMLDESSKYAFMLILRARKTGEIPEEAARILEQHSVDVVLDRLIPIFVQGQHAGEFSSGDPRKLLAWYFYIINCLILEEVEKEEYGLPDVDFLIRLLTNGKR, from the coding sequence TTGTCCCCATTAAATAAACACCAGCTGAATCTGATCCGCGACGAGCGCAGAGAACAGATTAAGCAAGCGGCGCTTAAACTATTTGCCCGGCGCGGATACTCGGGAACGAAAACGAGTATGATCGCTGCGGAAGCGGGTATCAGCGAAGGTCTTATTTTCCGATATTTTAAATCCAAAGAAGAGCTATTCACCACGCTCGTTCAGGAGTTAATGGAAGAAGCGAAGAAGGAAACCGAGAATCTTCAATATTTGTCCGGCTCTCCCTTTGAACAAATCAAGACTTTAACCCAAGGCATGCTGGACGAGAGCAGTAAATATGCATTTATGCTCATTCTAAGGGCACGCAAGACGGGTGAAATTCCAGAGGAGGCGGCACGGATTCTAGAACAACATTCAGTGGATGTTGTACTCGACAGGCTGATTCCAATCTTTGTTCAAGGGCAGCATGCTGGAGAATTCTCCTCGGGAGATCCACGGAAGCTGTTGGCCTGGTACTTTTACATCATCAATTGTCTTATTTTGGAGGAAGTTGAGAAGGAAGAGTACGGGTTGCCGGATGTGGACTTCTTAATACGATTATTGACAAACGGGAAACGCTAG
- a CDS encoding alpha/beta fold hydrolase: protein MSKKNILPDLLLRKRNRRKNTRLLQIHTPNRIVESRYVKIGDIDQWVTIRGENYHNPVLLFIHGGPASPYSIFSPLLRSWEKHFTIVQWDQRGAGKTFTRNGKDRSGTITFDRIAQDGIELAEYLCNKLRHQKVILIGSSVGSLIGIMMAKQRPDLFYAYVGTDQNAPDPQHQTYKVTLDAFRKAGNAKGVHLVEKMGPDPTRWSRKDFELRNQYLVKVINDVPNMIMDLILPSMLSSPEHKFSDLINIFKGMNYTLGHLFDELVAFDFDKVGLCFELPFFIMHGDQDIITPTATAKAYFDKIEAPFKEYVRIRNAGHLACFSRPEQFLEELMKRVRPLAAGTENELQMR, encoded by the coding sequence ATGAGTAAAAAGAACATCCTGCCGGATTTATTACTGCGAAAACGCAATCGGCGTAAAAACACAAGGCTGCTTCAGATTCATACGCCGAATCGTATCGTTGAAAGCCGTTACGTTAAAATCGGCGATATCGACCAATGGGTAACTATACGGGGAGAGAATTACCATAATCCCGTTCTATTGTTCATCCATGGCGGACCAGCTTCCCCGTACTCCATTTTCAGCCCGTTATTGCGTTCGTGGGAGAAACATTTCACAATCGTTCAATGGGATCAGCGAGGCGCTGGCAAAACGTTCACTAGGAACGGAAAAGACAGAAGCGGTACGATCACCTTCGACCGCATTGCTCAGGACGGCATCGAGTTGGCGGAATATCTGTGCAACAAACTCCGGCATCAGAAAGTGATTCTCATCGGCAGTTCAGTAGGCAGTCTGATTGGAATTATGATGGCTAAACAGCGTCCCGACCTGTTTTATGCGTATGTCGGTACAGATCAAAATGCTCCGGATCCTCAGCATCAAACGTACAAGGTGACGCTCGACGCTTTCCGCAAAGCAGGCAATGCGAAGGGAGTTCATTTGGTCGAGAAAATGGGGCCGGATCCCACGCGATGGAGCCGCAAAGATTTCGAACTGAGGAATCAGTATTTGGTTAAAGTGATCAACGATGTGCCAAATATGATTATGGACCTCATACTGCCGTCTATGCTCTCTTCCCCTGAACACAAGTTCAGTGATCTCATCAATATTTTCAAAGGGATGAATTACACCCTTGGCCATCTGTTTGACGAGTTAGTGGCTTTTGACTTCGACAAGGTTGGACTGTGCTTTGAATTGCCTTTCTTTATTATGCATGGCGATCAAGATATCATAACGCCAACTGCAACGGCAAAAGCATACTTCGACAAGATTGAAGCTCCTTTCAAAGAATATGTTCGGATTCGCAATGCCGGCCATCTTGCTTGCTTTTCCCGGCCGGAGCAATTCTTAGAGGAACTTATGAAGCGGGTACGTCCTCTAGCGGCCGGAACAGAGAACGAATTGCAGATGCGATAA
- a CDS encoding MerR family transcriptional regulator: MLKISAFSKLTRVSVKTLRFYDNLGLLKPAVVDENNGYRYYTEEQLLTVKRIVALKEQGFTLEQIKPLLEKNVVPKAVKNQLTDKKKELEQAIHAAQNQLNEIDRRLTRMEESEEHYHNPPATIRYVKPQLTASIRDTIPRTQLCLMLDEISQYVRSYGEDEGRLLTILWHDFGSMNSDPVDIEVALPLTKNIPSNGRVKVGILPELKAAASLVHHCNPYLNSCPAVTELMSWISSQNFVYSEKEPVREIYLTSDKDMYGTLRLAELLVPIEYT; this comes from the coding sequence ATGTTAAAAATTAGCGCTTTCTCCAAGTTGACCCGAGTCTCCGTTAAAACTTTACGATTTTACGATAACCTGGGGCTGTTAAAACCTGCCGTCGTAGATGAAAATAATGGATATCGATATTATACCGAAGAACAACTTCTAACTGTTAAGCGTATCGTTGCCTTGAAAGAACAAGGCTTCACATTAGAACAAATCAAGCCTCTTCTGGAAAAAAACGTTGTGCCGAAGGCAGTGAAGAACCAGTTAACGGATAAAAAGAAAGAACTTGAGCAGGCCATCCATGCAGCGCAAAATCAGCTTAACGAGATCGATAGAAGGCTAACCCGTATGGAAGAATCGGAAGAGCATTATCATAACCCACCGGCTACAATTCGATATGTAAAACCTCAACTCACTGCTTCCATACGTGACACGATCCCGCGAACACAGCTGTGTCTGATGCTGGACGAAATCTCGCAGTATGTCCGTTCCTACGGAGAGGATGAAGGGCGTTTACTGACGATTTTATGGCATGATTTCGGCAGCATGAATTCAGATCCAGTCGATATCGAGGTCGCACTGCCTCTAACAAAGAATATTCCAAGCAACGGAAGAGTGAAAGTCGGGATCCTCCCAGAATTGAAGGCTGCAGCTTCCCTTGTACACCACTGTAACCCTTACCTCAATTCTTGTCCGGCTGTCACTGAACTCATGTCATGGATCTCATCCCAAAACTTTGTCTATTCCGAAAAGGAACCGGTCCGCGAAATCTATTTAACTTCAGACAAAGATATGTACGGAACATTACGGCTTGCTGAATTGCTCGTCCCCATTGAGTATACGTGA
- a CDS encoding SDR family oxidoreductase: MKRLEGKIALVTGGSRGIGRGIALRLAEDGALVAVHYGNRRDAADDVVRIIEEQGGQAIAIGAGLETVAGAKQLIQSLEEALLHHTGEARFDILVNNAGIGTSKSFEETTEEAFDEVFAVNVKAPFFLVQQALPLLRNDGRIINISSGVTRIAYPHIMAYNLTKGAINTFTLHLAQLLGPRGITVNAVLPGIVDTDVNASWLHTPEGQQHASEMSALDRVGQPSDIADIVAFLSSSDSRWVTGQMVDATGGSHL; this comes from the coding sequence ATGAAACGACTGGAAGGAAAAATTGCTTTGGTCACAGGAGGAAGCAGAGGGATTGGGAGAGGGATTGCCCTGCGTTTGGCAGAGGATGGGGCTCTGGTTGCAGTTCATTATGGGAACCGCCGTGATGCAGCGGACGATGTCGTTCGCATCATTGAGGAGCAGGGAGGGCAGGCGATTGCGATAGGTGCAGGACTCGAGACCGTGGCTGGGGCGAAGCAGTTGATTCAATCCTTGGAGGAAGCACTCCTTCACCATACCGGAGAAGCCCGGTTTGATATTCTTGTTAACAATGCCGGTATCGGAACTTCAAAATCATTTGAGGAGACAACAGAAGAAGCATTCGACGAGGTATTTGCAGTAAACGTAAAAGCACCGTTCTTCCTCGTCCAGCAAGCTTTGCCGCTTCTGCGTAACGATGGGCGTATCATCAATATCTCTTCAGGTGTTACACGAATCGCATATCCCCACATTATGGCCTACAATCTGACAAAAGGGGCAATAAATACATTCACACTGCATCTTGCCCAATTACTGGGACCGCGCGGGATTACGGTTAATGCTGTTCTTCCCGGCATCGTCGATACGGACGTCAATGCCTCTTGGTTGCACACACCGGAAGGTCAACAGCATGCATCAGAAATGTCGGCCCTCGACCGGGTCGGACAGCCTTCAGATATTGCAGACATCGTAGCCTTCCTCTCTTCTTCGGACAGCCGTTGGGTAACGGGACAAATGGTTGATGCAACAGGCGGTTCACATCTGTAA
- a CDS encoding malate:quinone oxidoreductase, protein MSNGQTKTDVILIGAGIMSATLGSLLKELVPDWNITVFERRGSAGEESSNEWNNAGTGHSSLCELNYTTEQPDGSVNISKAITVNEEYQVSKQFWSYLVDSHRIRNPRDFIVPVPHMSFVQGEQDVTFLKKRFKALSDHPLFQGMEFSDDPKQLMKWIPLMMKDRTLNQPIAATRIESGTDVNFGALTRILFDHLKSNNVDMKFKHQVDDINRTSDGSWELKVRNMDSGTARRHTAKFVFIGGGGGSLHLLQKSGIPEGKGIGGFPVSGLFMVCQKPDIVAQHHAKVYGKAAVGAPPMSVPHLDTRVIDKKESLFFGPFAGFSPKFLKFGSMFDLLTSVKPDNLVTMLAAGVKNVQLTKYLIEQVMLSKEQRMEALREFVPKAKSEDWDLVVAGQRVQIIKNTASGKGTLQFGTEVISAADGSIAALLGASPGASTAVSVMLEVIIKCFPQYIKAWEPKIKEMIPSYGVSLPEHPELMHEIHTSTARSLGLTNGGWEHEKKTPVFTS, encoded by the coding sequence ATGAGCAACGGACAAACGAAAACCGACGTTATTTTAATTGGTGCCGGAATCATGAGTGCGACTTTGGGGTCTTTGCTGAAAGAATTAGTGCCGGACTGGAACATCACCGTCTTTGAACGGCGCGGGAGCGCAGGAGAGGAAAGCTCCAACGAATGGAATAATGCGGGGACGGGGCATTCTTCGCTGTGCGAGCTGAACTACACCACCGAACAACCGGACGGATCGGTCAATATTAGCAAAGCGATAACAGTGAATGAAGAGTATCAGGTTTCCAAGCAGTTTTGGTCTTATCTGGTGGACAGCCATCGGATACGGAATCCGCGGGACTTTATCGTGCCTGTGCCTCATATGAGTTTTGTACAAGGGGAACAGGATGTAACGTTTTTAAAAAAACGATTTAAAGCGCTATCAGACCACCCTCTGTTTCAAGGGATGGAATTTTCCGATGACCCAAAGCAACTGATGAAATGGATTCCGCTTATGATGAAAGACCGGACACTCAATCAGCCTATAGCGGCAACAAGAATCGAATCGGGAACGGATGTCAACTTTGGCGCTTTAACACGCATATTGTTTGACCACTTAAAGAGTAACAACGTCGATATGAAGTTCAAACATCAGGTTGATGATATTAACCGTACCAGCGACGGCTCGTGGGAATTGAAAGTGCGGAATATGGATAGCGGAACTGCTAGACGCCATACGGCAAAATTCGTCTTTATCGGCGGCGGGGGAGGAAGCCTGCATTTGCTGCAGAAATCCGGTATCCCTGAAGGAAAAGGCATTGGAGGATTTCCGGTAAGCGGACTATTTATGGTGTGTCAGAAACCGGACATTGTAGCGCAGCACCATGCCAAAGTATACGGTAAAGCCGCGGTTGGCGCTCCTCCCATGTCTGTTCCGCATCTTGATACAAGAGTTATCGACAAGAAAGAATCGTTGTTCTTTGGCCCGTTTGCCGGCTTCTCGCCCAAGTTCTTAAAATTCGGTTCCATGTTTGATTTGTTAACCTCTGTAAAACCGGATAATCTCGTAACGATGCTGGCGGCTGGCGTCAAAAACGTTCAACTGACCAAATACCTGATCGAGCAAGTGATGTTATCGAAAGAACAGCGCATGGAAGCTTTACGGGAATTTGTCCCGAAGGCCAAAAGCGAGGATTGGGATTTAGTGGTAGCGGGCCAGCGTGTGCAAATTATCAAAAATACAGCTTCCGGCAAAGGAACGCTTCAATTTGGCACGGAAGTGATTAGTGCCGCTGATGGGTCGATCGCTGCATTGCTCGGCGCTTCTCCGGGTGCTTCTACCGCCGTTTCCGTCATGCTTGAGGTCATCATAAAATGCTTCCCGCAATATATAAAAGCGTGGGAACCGAAAATAAAAGAAATGATTCCTTCTTATGGTGTGTCCCTACCTGAACACCCTGAACTTATGCACGAAATTCACACTTCAACCGCGCGGTCGCTCGGTCTAACTAATGGAGGATGGGAGCATGAGAAAAAGACTCCTGTATTTACTTCATAA
- a CDS encoding amidase family protein, protein MLKKLKVYMNLSSNRAIKRSKGVSISRIARTAVWRLVPVAIISALLFTGPLPMTAFAASDVDIVDIGVVRLADALEAGEITSVEAVQQYLDRIKAYDKEINGKPGLGTIVTLNEDALAQAAELDAERKSGKVRGPLHGIPVLVKDNINTADMPTSHGNQALATYQPLEDATVVKRLKDAGAIILGKTNMAEFAMFWDTVSSVHGRTYNPYDLSKNINGSSGGTGAAVAASLAAIGLGTESCGSITDVSAFTNLVGFRPTVGLGSMAGVDYNPLGDAVGPLALSVQDAAMLLDVIAGTDPKDPWTVEADANKPKSYVDSLSDTSLKGARIGYVVAPFGGYDYIPGSESDATLSVVDEAVADLEAQGATVVKIPLNRSWWNTYAPADASYWATTGHEDYFVRTKAEWPVGLAALTEPFDKINFGDIIAGSPDMEKTAKEWLSWDDKQPRDEKGFAAAVDARKVFAEGVDGIFSEYQLDALAYPTVAAPPATVHEDPAVLIDPEQFGTHCGWANYTGRPVVTVPAGFADDFPVGISLLGSKYADAELLSFAYDLQESTRDRKAPKLTPSLLAGGSSGGYPKPAAALQDIKGHWAEVQIREAFSRGLIKGDPDRKFRPDDPVTRTEFIGLLVRTLQLQKSNSGLNFTDQADIPEWAREDIAAAVHLGIVTGYEDGTFRPNRSITRAEMAVLLGKAAGLAQDGQSGVRFADSDEIPEWASASVLAVTQAQLMNGRSVNRFEPNAALTRAEATVILGRLQGLKSE, encoded by the coding sequence TTGCTCAAAAAATTAAAAGTCTACATGAACCTATCATCGAATCGGGCCATAAAACGATCCAAAGGCGTGTCCATTTCCCGGATTGCGCGAACCGCCGTCTGGCGCCTTGTACCTGTTGCGATCATTAGCGCGCTCCTCTTTACGGGCCCACTGCCTATGACGGCGTTTGCAGCAAGCGATGTCGATATCGTCGATATCGGTGTCGTCAGGCTGGCCGATGCTTTGGAAGCCGGGGAGATCACCAGCGTTGAGGCAGTCCAGCAGTACCTGGACCGGATCAAAGCATATGACAAAGAGATTAACGGCAAACCAGGCTTGGGCACTATCGTGACGCTCAACGAAGATGCGCTCGCCCAAGCTGCCGAGCTTGATGCCGAACGTAAGAGCGGCAAGGTTCGCGGCCCGCTGCACGGCATCCCCGTTCTCGTAAAGGACAACATTAATACGGCCGATATGCCTACAAGCCATGGCAATCAAGCTCTCGCCACCTACCAACCGCTTGAGGACGCGACCGTCGTCAAGCGGCTTAAAGACGCCGGAGCAATTATCTTGGGGAAGACGAACATGGCCGAGTTCGCTATGTTCTGGGACACCGTCAGCTCCGTCCACGGCCGTACATATAACCCGTACGACCTCTCGAAAAATATTAACGGGTCCAGCGGCGGCACGGGTGCCGCGGTTGCCGCGAGCTTGGCGGCGATTGGCCTCGGAACCGAGTCTTGCGGCTCCATTACCGACGTCTCCGCGTTTACAAACCTGGTTGGCTTCCGTCCGACGGTCGGACTCGGCTCCATGGCGGGGGTCGATTACAACCCGCTCGGAGATGCGGTCGGACCGCTCGCGCTATCGGTCCAGGACGCGGCCATGCTGCTCGATGTGATCGCCGGAACCGACCCCAAGGACCCATGGACCGTTGAAGCGGATGCCAATAAACCGAAATCCTATGTCGATTCGCTGTCCGATACGTCTCTCAAGGGCGCGCGGATCGGGTACGTAGTCGCTCCGTTCGGCGGATACGACTATATCCCCGGTTCAGAATCCGATGCCACCCTCTCGGTTGTCGACGAAGCGGTCGCCGATCTGGAAGCTCAAGGCGCCACGGTTGTGAAAATCCCGCTGAATCGGAGTTGGTGGAACACTTACGCCCCTGCGGACGCATCTTATTGGGCGACGACCGGACACGAAGATTACTTCGTACGCACCAAAGCGGAGTGGCCGGTGGGCTTGGCCGCACTGACCGAGCCTTTCGACAAAATCAACTTCGGCGACATCATCGCCGGCAGCCCTGACATGGAAAAAACCGCTAAAGAATGGTTGTCGTGGGACGATAAACAGCCGCGTGACGAAAAAGGCTTCGCTGCCGCAGTCGACGCACGGAAGGTGTTCGCGGAAGGCGTAGACGGAATTTTCTCTGAATACCAGCTCGACGCACTAGCATATCCGACGGTCGCGGCTCCGCCGGCGACGGTCCACGAAGACCCGGCCGTACTCATCGACCCCGAACAGTTCGGCACCCATTGCGGCTGGGCTAACTACACCGGACGCCCCGTTGTCACCGTACCAGCCGGGTTCGCCGACGACTTCCCCGTCGGAATCAGCTTGCTCGGTTCGAAGTACGCGGATGCCGAGTTGCTCAGCTTTGCATACGACTTGCAAGAATCCACACGCGACCGCAAGGCACCTAAGCTGACGCCTTCGTTGCTTGCAGGTGGTTCATCCGGCGGCTATCCGAAGCCGGCTGCGGCGCTTCAGGATATCAAAGGACATTGGGCGGAGGTGCAGATCCGAGAAGCTTTCAGCAGGGGACTTATAAAGGGCGATCCGGATCGGAAGTTCCGCCCGGATGATCCCGTTACACGAACGGAATTTATCGGCCTACTCGTCCGAACGCTGCAACTGCAGAAGAGTAACAGCGGGCTGAACTTTACCGATCAGGCGGATATTCCGGAATGGGCGAGGGAGGATATCGCAGCAGCGGTTCATCTCGGTATCGTTACTGGCTACGAGGACGGGACGTTCCGTCCGAATCGGTCAATTACTCGCGCGGAGATGGCCGTACTGCTCGGGAAAGCTGCCGGTTTGGCACAAGACGGACAATCAGGGGTTCGTTTTGCCGACAGCGATGAAATTCCCGAATGGGCCTCGGCTTCCGTCTTGGCCGTGACGCAGGCACAGCTGATGAACGGGCGAAGCGTGAACCGTTTCGAACCGAATGCCGCGTTGACACGGGCTGAAGCGACGGTGATTCTGGGGAGGTTGCAGGGACTCAAGTCTGAATAG
- a CDS encoding Lrp/AsnC family transcriptional regulator: MTKATNHEYVPDEVDHQLIRILTNDGRASYRELAQYVSLSETRIRVRMQRLIREGYIRIVAIPNLIKLNAAQIAMLGIQVSGNIEKVADILAEYEQITFLTICAGNYEIIVEVAYHNTNSLLEIIQKIRSIPDVKNTDSFVYLKTSKSLYSADPGIMSF; this comes from the coding sequence ATGACAAAAGCTACGAATCATGAGTATGTTCCTGACGAGGTAGATCATCAACTCATTCGGATTTTGACCAACGACGGACGCGCATCATACCGGGAGCTAGCGCAATATGTATCGTTGTCCGAGACTCGGATACGCGTTAGAATGCAAAGACTGATCCGAGAAGGGTACATCCGCATCGTAGCGATTCCCAACTTAATCAAATTGAATGCAGCCCAAATAGCCATGCTAGGCATCCAGGTGTCGGGTAATATCGAAAAGGTTGCCGACATTCTTGCCGAATACGAACAAATCACATTTTTGACGATCTGCGCGGGAAATTATGAGATTATCGTTGAAGTAGCCTACCATAACACAAACTCCTTACTGGAAATCATTCAAAAGATTCGCAGCATTCCCGACGTAAAAAACACGGACTCGTTTGTCTATTTGAAGACGTCGAAGTCGCTGTATTCGGCCGACCCTGGAATCATGAGTTTTTGA